From the genome of Spinacia oleracea cultivar Varoflay chromosome 2, BTI_SOV_V1, whole genome shotgun sequence, one region includes:
- the LOC110774916 gene encoding derlin-1, which yields MSSPAEWYQSLPPISKGYGTLCLLVTTASQLGVLNPYYIALLYGRVFKNFEVWRLFTNFFFLGGFSINFGIRLLMIARYGVQLEQGPFQRRTADFLWMMIFGAFSLLVLYAIPFFDLPFGGISLVFMLLYVWSREIPNANINLYGLVTLKSFYLPWAMLALDVIFGSSIWPDLLGIIAGHLFYFLTVLHPLAGGKMILKTPAWVHKIVRRWRLGAPAPSRPAAGAPPAQPERNDGVFRGRAYRLSD from the exons ATGTCTTCTCCTGCAGA GTGGTATCAGTCACTCCCTCCAATAAGCAAGGGTTACGGGACCCTATGTCTTCTGGTCACAACAGCATCTCAACTGGGTGTACTCAATCCTTACTATATTGCATTGCTCTATGGAAGAGTGTTCAAGAATTTTGAG GTGTGGCGGCTTTTTACAAACTTCTTTTTCCTTGGTGGTTTTTCTATCAACTTTGGAATTCGCCTGCTGATGAT AGCAAGATATGGAGTTCAATTGGAGCAGGGACCATTCCAGAGGCGGACAGCAGACTTCTTGTGGATGATGATATTTGGAGCATTCAGTTTGTTG GTATTATATGCCATCCCTTTCTTTGATTTACCATTTGGTGGAATATCCCTTGTCTTCATGCTTCTTTATGTATGGAGCAGAGAAATTCCGAACGCCAATATCAACTTGTATGGCCTTGTCACTCTAAAG TCATTTTACTTGCCTTGGGCGATGCTGGCGTTAGATGTTATTTTTGGTTCATCTATATGGCCAGACCTTCTTGGAATTATTGCTGGACATCTGTTTTATTTCTTGACTGTACTTCACCCTCTTGCTGGTGGAAAGATGATTCTGAAGACTCCTGCATGGGT ACATAAGATCGTGAGAAGGTGGAGACTTGGAGCCCCAGCACCCTCCCGTCCAGCAGCAGGTGCACCCCCTGCTCAGCCTGAGAGAAATGATGGAGTTTTCAGAGGGAGAGCTTATCGTCTTAGTGACTGA
- the LOC110774920 gene encoding class V chitinase, with the protein MINHINSKLTHHYISMASFKSSISLIVLISLLHFEFSSAVKGGYWTPDNGMEASDIDSTLFTHLFCAFANFDKQTNQITVPSGCDTFPQAIRGKNSAVKAILSIGGGTVPSTDFNTMASQPSSRKAFIDSSISLAISNGYDGLDLDWEQQTQPDEMNNMATLLNEWRAAINSNGQSLILTAALHYSPIVSQAVTFPAQAISDNLDWVNVMAYDFWAPGWPGPDPILARPHASLNDPTSGNPSGSSGISAWINAGVPANKLVLGVPYYGHAWKLADANNNGILAPVVATNGQDVSFDPFGNEETPTYKQIKSLIPQNTYDDTYVTNYFSSGTTWVAYDDTDSISRKVDYAKTTGLLGYFAWRIDQDQDNWALSTLASQRWGA; encoded by the exons ATGATCAATCATATTAACTCAAAATTAACCCACCATTATATATCAATGGCTTCTTTTAAGAGCAGCATTTCCTTGATTGTCTTAATTTCACTACTACATTTCGAATTTTCGAGTGCAGTTAAGGGTGGGTATTGGACTCCAGACAATGGCATGGAGGCCTCAGACATTGACTCCACCCTTTTCACCCATCTCTTTTGCGCCTTTGCCAACTTCGACAAACAAACCAACCAAATCACAGTTCCTTCAGGATGCGACACCTTCCCTCAGGCAATCCGAGGAAAGAACTCGGCCGTGAAAGCCATCCTTTCCATCGGCGGAGGGACCGTACCATCAACAGATTTCAACACCATGGCTAGCCAACCTAGCTCCAGAAAGGCCTTTATCGACTCCTCGATAAGCCTTGCTATATCTAATGGCTATGACGGCCTCGACTTAGACTGGGAACAACAAACCCAGCCTGATGAGATGAACAACATGGCAACCCTCCTGAATGAATGGAGAGCCGCCATAAATAGTAATGGTCAAAGTTTGATCTTAACCGCGGCCCTTCATTACTCACCAATAGTAAGTCAAGCAGTTACATTCCCTGCACAGGCCATATCCGACAACCTAGATTGGGTCAATGTCATGGCTTACGATTTTTGGGCACCCGGTTGGCCAGGCCCGGACCCGATCCTTGCTCGACCTCATGCATCGCTTAACGATCCAACGAGCGGGAACCCGAGCGGGAGTAGCGGGATTAGTGCTTGGATCAACGCGGGGGTGCCTGCGAATAAGCTCGTTCTCGGGGTACCTTACTACGGCCATGCGTGGAAACTGGCGGATGCAAACAACAATGGTATATTGGCACCAGTCGTGGCTACGAATGGACAAGACGTTAGTTTTGACCCGTTTGGGAATGAGGAAACGCCTACCTATAAGCAAATTAAGAGCTTAATCCCTCAAAACACGTACGATGACACTTACGTTACTAATTATTTCTCGTCTGGGACCACTTGGGTTGCTTATGACGACACCGACAGTATTTCTCGTAAGGTTGATTATGCTAAGACTACTGGCTTGCTTGGGTATTTCGCTTGGAGAATTGATCAAGACCAAGATAATTGGGCTCTTTCTACACTAG CTTCACAAAGATGGGGAGCTTAG
- the LOC110774918 gene encoding uncharacterized protein, with translation MTAMWLLLHHGSHSFDVRVTDMEKYRLLRLFLDIFEESVRQDVFLPSTFALFIESPCGRVELVDDKTMKLMWGWNWGKDTAEIWVEGTDKPGVVFRNAVATIEHHRKESERKLKERQDELLRAQRKEEEEMRKKQEREDILRELQEQMEYTIAVEVPVVDCEDLSTECVRIISKDGADEVFPGASQPQPTQESSPSKKPTSPKPKQKAKVKPTTPKAPKVPKAKKLTPKRRPTPTQKQATPKAKKPTPTTKKPTSTPQQPTPTPEQSIPPAQQPTPTTQQPIPPPQQPNPSPQTHPTHSPPPQNTQNDQPPHSPPPQNTQNDQPPHSTPTQNQSEAVKRKGARTRPTGFRVNKVTAKKAGTWVSKGKGIGRKGTGRSKSARVFTDIEDIGSEEESEDSDWEESEPDSELEEDKLDDWVDSDVEAEVITDDVPDLLFEECLDGSSKMDKAYKNGKIWTHQPYGSIKLEPWLIFPDKSTFLDVLRSFCIQEGFGLSVERADSKRYTAVCAIETCDWRIHASKMFDSVSWAIKGISGCHKTCGRLEENPVVTSEWLCKNMMSLIEANTEIPVETLRRYAQETFQLRVKKRLLYKVRSMAVEKIHGGWAEAYELLPGYAEMIKQTNPGSYALISWGATSGDVNPKFRACFFSFAAQVKGFLRGCRPIIGIDGAHLSGFYKGILLTAVGIDGNNEIFVLAYRIVDTESCDSWTHFMRCLRQMFEQEGCNKDDWTFISDRMKGVDLAVRDTFPRATRRVCCQHLYMNCKNNGFSGSAFFKLFWIAANAHNEYVYGKALEKITAHDPNAAAYLDTCQEQWSRHMFDPAVCCDHNTTNFVESFNACTKPYRDMPVFSLLEAIRKWCMERVGARFDMAIDMEDGQLTEYAKKEVDERTGESRFCYATACGGGEFEVRDAHVNFPIRLSTRSCGCGKWQISGIPCKHALRVIYDQRLNPIDFVSPFFKSAAYKLTYADHIHPMSDPTQWPNFSLPTIQPPVIKRQAGRPAKKRKRGPNEPRKGKRNSNVKCGKCREFGHNSRTCKNGGPSTGPSTSAAAGASTSQGGSRGRKRANTAT, from the exons ATGACTGCAATGTGGTTGTTATTGCATCATGGATCACATAGCTTTGATGTGAGAGTTACAGACATGGAAAAGTATCGTCTTTTGAGGTTGTTTTTGGATATTTTTGAGGAATCTGTTAGGCAGGATGTGTTTTTACCTAGTACATTTGCCCTGTTTATTGAGTCTCCCTGTGGTAGAGTTGAGTTGGTAGATGATAAGACAATGAAGCTAATGTGGGGATGGAATTGGGGTAAGGACACTGCTGAAATATGGGTTGAGGGTACAGACAAACCAGGAGTGGTGTTTAGAAATGCTGTTGCCACAATTGAGCATCATAGGAAGGAGAGTGAGAGAAAGCTCAAAGAGAGACAAGATGAACTTCTTAGGGCTCAAAGAAAGGAGGAAGAGGAAATGAGGAAAAAACAGGAGAGAGAGGACATTTTAAGGGAACTTCAAGAACAAATGGAGTACACAATAGCTGTGGAGGTGCCTGTGGTTGATTGTGAGGACTTAAGCACTGAGTGTGTGAGGATTATAAGCAAGGATGGTGCTGATGAGGTGTTTCCAGGAGCCTCTCAACCACAACCCACACAAGAATCTTCACCCTCCAAAAAACCTACTTCTCCTAAACCAAAACAAAAGGCCAAAGTCAAGCCAACTACTCCAAAAGCTCCTAAGGTTCCTAAAGCCAAGAAACTGACCCCTAAGAGGAGACCCACCCCAACTCAAAAACAGGCCACACCAAAGGCAAAAAAACCCACCCCAACAACAAAAAAGCCCACCTCAACACCACAGCAACCCACCCCAACTCCAGAACAATCAATCCCACCAGCACAGCAACCCACCCCAACAACACAGCAGCCCatcccaccaccacaacaacccaaCCCATCACCACAAACACACCCCACCCATTCCCCACCACCACAGAACACCCAAAATGATCAACCACCCCATTCCCCACCACCACAGAACACCCAAAATGATCAGCCACCCCATTCAACACCAACACAGAATCAGTCTGAAGCTGTTAAAAGGAAGGGGGCCAGAACTAGACCTACAGGGTTCAGGGTGAACAAAGTGACTGCCAAGAAAGCTGGAACTTGGGTATCCAAAGGGAAGGGCATAGGTAGGAAGGGTACAGGGAGGTCAAAGAGTGCAAGGGTGTTCACTGATATTGAGGATATAGGTTCAGAAGAGGAGAGTGAGGATTCAGATTGGGAGGAATCTGAACCAGACTCTGAACTAGAGGAGGATAAACTTGATGATTGGGTTGACTCTGATGTGGAGGCTGAGGTGATAACAGATGATGTGCCTGACTTATTGTTTGAGGAATGTTTGGATGGTTCTAGTAAGATGGATAAGGCCTACAAGAATGGAAAGATATGGACTCATCAACCATATGGGTCCATCAAATTAGAACCTTGGTTGATCTTTCCAGACAAGTCCACTTTCCTAGatgttttgaggagtttttgcaTACAAGAGGGGTTTGGACTAAGTGTTGAGAGGGCTGACAGTAAGAGGTACACTGCAGTGTGTGCAATAGAAACTTGTGACTGGAGGATACATGCAAGTAAGATGTTTGACAGTGTCAGTTGGGCTATTAAGGGGATCAGTGGGTGCCACAAAACTTGTGGGAGATTGGAGGAGAACCCTGTGGTGACCTCTGAGTGGCTATGTAAGAACATGATGAGTCTAATTGAGGCCAACACTGAAATTCCTGTTGAGACATTGAGAAGGTATGCACAGGAGACATTTCAATTGAGGGTTAAAAAGAGATTGTTGTACAAAGTAAGGAGTATGGCAGTAGAGAAGATACATGGTGGTTGGGCTGAGGCTTATGAGTTGCTTCCTGGGTATGCTGAGATGATTAAACAGACAAACCCAGGAAGTTATGCACTGATTTCATGGGGTGCTACAAGTGGGGATGTGAACCCCAAGTTCAGAGCTTGTTTCTTCTCCTTTGCTGCTCAAGTCAAGGGTTTTTTGAGGGGGTGCAGGCCTATAATTGGAATAGATGGGGCTCATCTAAGTGGGTTTTACAAGGGAATCCTACTCACAGCTGTTGGCATTGATGGGAACAATGAAATATTTGTTCTGGCTTATAGGATAGTGGACACTGAGAGCTGTGATAGTTGGACACATTTCATGAGATGCTTGAGGCAGATGTTTGAGCAAGAGGGTTGCAACAAAGATGATTGGACCTTCATCAGTGACAGGATGAAG GGAGTTGACTTGGCAGTGAGAGATACTTTTCCTAGAGCTACTAGGAGAGTTTGCTGCCAACACTTGTACATGAATTGCAAAAACAATGGATTTAGTGGATCTGCTTTCTTCAAACTGTTTTGGATAGCTGCAAATGCACACAATGAGTATGTGTATGGTAAAGCATTAGAGAAGATCACTGCTCATGATCCAAATGCTGCTGCATACTTGGACACATGCCAGGAGCAGTGGTCCAGGCATATGTTTGACCCTGCTGtttgttgtgatcacaacacaacaaactttgtggagtcattcaatgcatgcacaaaaccatacagagacaTGCCTGTATTCTCATTGTTGGAAG CAATCAGAAAGTGGTGTATGGAGAGGGTTGGGGCAAGATTTGACATGGCAATTGATATGGAGGATGGTCAGTTGACTGAGTATGCCAAGAAAGAGGTGGATGAAAGAACAGGAGAGTCTAGGTTCTGCTATGCTACAGCCTGTGGTGGGGGGGAATTTGAGGTCAGAGATGCACATGTGAACTTCCCCATCAGGTTATCAACTAGAAGCTGTGGGTGTGGGAAGTGGCAAATTTCTGGAATCCCCTGCAAGCATGCACTCAGGGTGATTTATGACCAAAGGCTGAACCCCATTGATTTTGTCTCCCCATTCTTCAAGTCTGCTGCATACAAGCTTACATATGCAGACCACATTCACCCCATGTCAGACCCAACACAGTGGCCTAACTTTTCTCTCCCTACCATTCAGCCTCCAGTCATCAAAAGACAAGCTGGCAGACCtgctaagaagagaaagagaggaccAAATGAACCCAGGAAGGGGAAGAGAAACAGCAATGTGAAATGTGGAAAGTGCAGGGAGTTTGGTCATAACTCAAGGACATGTAAGAATGGAGGACCAAGCACTGGACCAAGCACTTCAGCAGCAGCAGGAGCAAGTACATCACAAGGGGGTTCAAGGGGGAGGAAAAGAGCAAACACAGCAACTTAA